From Plectropomus leopardus isolate mb chromosome 17, YSFRI_Pleo_2.0, whole genome shotgun sequence, a single genomic window includes:
- the kcnj12b gene encoding ATP-sensitive inward rectifier potassium channel 12 — translation MSVGRAHHHSFVSCEEEGLRLSTMPAVGSFGNGKIHTRRKYHSRFVSKAGQCNIHFANMDEKSQRYISDIFTTCVDIRWRYMFLLFSLVFVVSWLTFGLAFWVIGLLHGDMDHPEGDDSFVPCVTAVNTFVAAFLFSIETQTTIGYGARCVTEECPAAVFMVVFQSIMGCIIDAFMIGAIMAKMARPKKRAETLLFSHNAVIALRDGKLCLMFRVANLRKSHIVEAHVRAQLVKPRYTEEGEYIPLDQIDMNVGYDKGTDRLFLVAPLTVIHEIDEESPLFGISKQDLETSDFEIVIILEGLVEATAMTTQARSSYLPSEILWGHRFEPVIFEERSQYRIDYAYFHKTFEVPSTPRCSAKDMEERKFPTSGANSFCYENELAFISRDEEEEADVEKEDEKRCSSALGNEQATPGRDQKSSRRESEI, via the coding sequence ATGAGTGTGGGAAGGGCCCACCACCACAGCTTCGTGTCCTGTGAAGAAGAAGGCCTGAGACTAAGTACCATGCCTGCTGTGGGCAGCTTCGGCAATGGCAAGATTCACACGAGACGCAAATACCACAGCCGGTTCGTCAGCAAGGCCGGCCAGTGCAACATCCATTTCGCAAACATGGACGAGAAGTCGCAGCGGTACATATCTgatatttttacaacatgcGTGGACATCCGCTGGCGATACATGTTCCTGCTGTTCAGCCTGGTGTTTGTGGTGTCCTGGCTGACATTCGGCCTGGCGTTCTGGGTCATCGGCCTCCTACACGGTGACATGGACCATCCCGAAGGGGACGACAGCTTTGTTCCATGTGTCACGGCGGTTAACACTTTCGTGGCAGCTTTCTTGTTCTCCATTGAGACCCAGACAACAATTGGATATGGTGCTCGCTGTGTGACAGAGGAATGCCCGGCTGCTGTCTTCATGGTGGTCTTTCAGTCCATCATGGGCTGCATCATCGACGCCTTCATGATCGGTGCCATCATGGCCAAGATGGCGAGGCCCAAGAAGCGTGCAGAGACTCTACTGTTCAGCCACAACGCAGTCATCGCTTTGCGTGACGGGAAACTGTGCCTCATGTTTAGGGTTGCTAATCTAAGGAAGAGCCACATTGTTGAAGCTCATGTGCGAGCCCAACTCGTCAAGCCGCGATACACAGAGGAAGGCGAATACATCCCCTTGGATCAGATTGACATGAACGTAGGTTATGACAAAGGCACAGACCGCCTGTTCCTGGTTGCACCCCTCACCGTCATACACGAGATTGATGAAGAAAGTCCACTGTTTGGCATCAGCAAGCAAGATCTGGAAACATCTGACTTTGAGATAGTGATTATACTTGAAGGGCTGGTGGAGGCCACAGCCATGACGACGCAGGCGCGCAGCTCCTACCTGCCCTCAGAGATCCTGTGGGGTCACCGCTTCGAGCCCGTCATCTTTGAGGAGAGGAGCCAGTACAGGATAGATTACGCCTActttcacaaaacatttgaagtaCCATCCACCCCCAGATGCAGCGCCAAGGACATGGAGGAAAGGAAATTCCCAACATCCGGTGCCAACTCCTTCTGTTATGAGAACGAGCTGGCCTTCATCAgcagggatgaggaggaggaggcagatgTGGAGAAAGAGGATGAGAAGCGATGTTCATCGGCACTGGGAAATGAACAGGCCACTCCTGGACGTGATCAAAAGTCCTCCCGTAGAGAATCAGAGATTTAA